From one Haloferax marinisediminis genomic stretch:
- the aglJ gene encoding S-layer glycoprotein N-glycosyltransferase AglJ produces MPDPDSVCILVPTYDEAATIADVVADYRDEGYSNILVIDGGSTDGTRELAEEAGARVVVQSGSGKGQAVREAVEDHIEAEYILMLDGDGTYEATDAEKMLAPLDDGYEHVIGDRFADMREGAMTKLNQIGNKIINRAFAYIHGEDLKDILSGYRAFTRESFLEMTLTSDGFGIETEMAVECSKRNIATTVVPTTYYPRPDGSDTNLNPVRDGGIIFLELYRRAKTNNPLFYFGSVGLASTATGLGLALYVAYEWVVRSISHEVIAVVSAAGILFGVQLLMFGVLSDLILSLHRDQMKLLEELE; encoded by the coding sequence ATGCCCGACCCTGACTCCGTCTGTATCCTCGTCCCCACCTACGACGAGGCCGCGACAATCGCCGACGTCGTTGCCGACTACCGAGACGAAGGATACTCCAACATTCTCGTCATCGACGGTGGCTCAACAGACGGAACGCGCGAACTCGCTGAAGAGGCCGGCGCACGCGTCGTCGTTCAGTCCGGGTCTGGGAAAGGGCAAGCAGTCAGAGAAGCCGTCGAAGACCACATCGAAGCAGAGTACATCTTGATGCTCGACGGTGACGGCACCTACGAGGCGACGGACGCAGAGAAGATGCTTGCACCGCTCGACGACGGCTACGAGCACGTCATCGGTGACCGATTCGCCGACATGCGTGAAGGGGCGATGACGAAGCTCAACCAGATTGGAAATAAAATCATCAACCGGGCGTTCGCGTACATCCACGGAGAAGACCTCAAAGACATCCTCAGTGGCTACCGGGCGTTCACGCGCGAGTCGTTCCTCGAGATGACGCTTACCTCGGATGGCTTCGGCATCGAGACGGAGATGGCCGTCGAGTGTTCGAAGCGGAACATCGCCACGACCGTCGTCCCAACGACCTACTATCCACGGCCGGATGGGTCTGACACGAATCTCAACCCCGTCCGCGACGGAGGTATCATCTTCCTCGAACTGTACCGCAGGGCGAAGACGAACAACCCGTTGTTCTACTTCGGGAGCGTCGGCCTCGCGTCGACTGCGACGGGCCTGGGTCTCGCGCTCTACGTCGCCTACGAGTGGGTCGTCCGCTCGATTTCACACGAGGTCATCGCCGTCGTCTCTGCGGCAGGAATCCTCTTCGGTGTCCAACTGCTGATGTTCGGTGTCCTCTCTGACCTCATCCTCTCGCTCCACCGAGACCAGATGAAACTCCTCGAAGAACTGGAGTAG
- a CDS encoding CatB-related O-acetyltransferase, with amino-acid sequence MIGDITVGERARIGPRSHLEGNVKIGTGTNLVRDDEVIGDVSIGNYCAIARDTTVQGRDHVTKWPAMQMRFYKRELGTELPHTSKGPVEIGSDVWIGTGVTILSGVSIGHGAIIGAGAIVTKDVEPYSVVAGVPASRVGWRFPSHVRKQLLDIAWWNWDEEKIRRNVEFFTTDLSTVDSISDYLA; translated from the coding sequence ATGATTGGAGACATCACGGTCGGAGAACGCGCTCGAATTGGGCCACGGAGTCATTTAGAAGGGAACGTCAAAATTGGAACCGGGACGAATCTCGTTCGTGACGACGAAGTCATCGGCGACGTTTCGATTGGGAACTACTGTGCAATCGCCAGAGACACCACCGTGCAGGGTCGCGACCACGTCACAAAGTGGCCTGCAATGCAGATGCGGTTTTACAAACGCGAGTTGGGTACAGAACTCCCGCACACGTCCAAAGGGCCAGTTGAGATTGGAAGCGATGTGTGGATCGGAACCGGTGTGACGATTCTCTCAGGAGTATCGATCGGACACGGCGCAATCATCGGAGCAGGTGCAATCGTCACGAAAGACGTCGAACCCTACTCCGTCGTCGCCGGCGTTCCTGCCAGTCGTGTCGGATGGCGTTTCCCATCTCACGTCCGCAAACAACTGTTAGATATCGCGTGGTGGAACTGGGACGAAGAAAAAATCAGACGGAACGTCGAATTCTTCACCACTGATCTGTCTACCGTCGATTCTATCTCGGATTATCTCGCGTAG
- a CDS encoding oligosaccharide flippase family protein translates to MSDETTPSDTNLARETSLGALAKTATLLLAFGGTIIFGRILGPTGYGGFYLMLSLAQIAQQGSNGWAIAGTKRFSEDISKEQRREVVGAGLLGALVVVCIGALVATAFSSRLDSYIGIDGALGPFLALLVGISFYTTLEHLTAGRGLVSVTNWGETFQTLFAFPLQLALVLLGFGVVGMGYGYALGYLLVIPLFLYYIDILPALPSRAVVRRIWDFARYSIPSSFLGRIYTRMDVLLIGLLVGQAAAGYYEAAYRISIPASFIAAVAAPAVMARTSEKSSKGDSVSEDLHNTLSYSAIVAIPIFFGALVLSRNLVVTLYGPAYADAALLLIGLTFYRVIRTQTRILLEFIQGINRPDFVLKLESVAVVVNIVLGVLLTLEFGPIGVVIATILAESIRYVGFIVVVRNWVVLRDLLPTQLAQQSLAGAVMALAVGLLVDTFPIHSWWELTIVVGVGGLLYGCVLLAISVQHRQLVREVLSNFDVING, encoded by the coding sequence GTGAGTGATGAGACCACTCCGTCTGACACGAACCTCGCACGAGAGACCTCACTGGGTGCGCTTGCAAAGACGGCTACGCTACTCCTTGCGTTTGGTGGGACGATTATCTTCGGCCGAATCCTTGGACCAACCGGGTACGGTGGCTTCTACCTCATGTTGTCGTTAGCCCAGATTGCCCAACAGGGTTCGAATGGGTGGGCAATAGCTGGAACAAAACGATTCTCCGAGGACATCAGCAAAGAACAGCGGCGAGAAGTCGTCGGTGCGGGTCTCTTGGGCGCACTCGTCGTCGTCTGTATCGGGGCACTCGTGGCGACGGCTTTCTCTAGCAGACTCGATTCGTACATCGGAATCGACGGTGCACTCGGTCCATTTCTTGCACTGCTCGTTGGAATCTCGTTCTATACGACGCTCGAACACTTGACTGCTGGACGCGGTCTCGTGAGTGTCACCAACTGGGGAGAAACGTTCCAGACACTGTTTGCATTCCCACTGCAACTCGCCTTGGTCTTACTCGGCTTTGGTGTCGTCGGAATGGGGTACGGCTATGCACTGGGCTACCTCCTGGTTATTCCGCTGTTCCTCTACTATATCGACATCCTCCCTGCACTGCCTTCCAGAGCAGTGGTGCGTCGTATCTGGGACTTTGCGAGGTACAGTATTCCGAGTTCGTTCTTGGGACGAATCTACACTCGCATGGACGTACTCTTGATTGGGCTCCTCGTTGGACAGGCCGCTGCCGGGTACTACGAAGCAGCCTACCGAATCTCTATCCCTGCATCGTTCATCGCTGCGGTGGCCGCACCTGCGGTGATGGCCCGGACGAGTGAAAAATCGAGCAAGGGAGATTCGGTCAGCGAAGACCTCCACAACACACTTTCCTACTCTGCTATCGTTGCAATTCCAATTTTTTTCGGGGCGTTAGTCCTCTCGCGGAATCTCGTCGTCACTCTGTACGGACCAGCGTACGCAGACGCAGCCCTGTTGCTCATCGGCTTGACGTTCTACCGGGTTATCCGCACACAAACGAGAATCCTCCTCGAGTTCATCCAGGGTATCAACCGCCCTGATTTCGTGCTCAAATTAGAATCCGTGGCGGTTGTCGTCAACATCGTACTCGGTGTGTTGCTGACACTCGAATTCGGTCCTATCGGCGTCGTCATCGCGACCATATTGGCCGAATCTATCCGGTACGTTGGCTTTATCGTCGTCGTGAGAAACTGGGTTGTACTTCGAGACCTCTTGCCCACGCAACTCGCTCAACAGTCGCTTGCCGGTGCGGTCATGGCGCTCGCAGTCGGACTTCTCGTCGATACGTTCCCGATTCACTCGTGGTGGGAACTCACCATCGTCGTCGGGGTTGGAGGGCTACTCTATGGCTGTGTACTCCTCGCGATTAGTGTCCAACACCGACAACTCGTACGCGAGGTACTCTCGAATTTCGACGTCATCAACGGCTGA
- a CDS encoding agl cluster protein AglQ, with the protein MKLRELLSDVADSQLERIQADGSVPAGHNGLYHDPETPVRNSSHWLVTFALLYDETGDERYADAAQKIISYLRSDDARPHGANLHHRTIEGKDRCNGLIGPAWTIEALTVAARVFEDPELAAFAEELFLMHPQDETSGLWKRVSVEGETLSFDATFNHQIWFAAAGGLLASLPWTSDEVDERVRTHLDEVSSNLRLYPSGMVFHLVMPDALRQYVHLVRADEGGRIGLTFLGGRLPIPGRQQQLAHKAVGYHSFNLYAFALLKKVYPEHEFWDGTQFKQMIGYLTSSEYWESVWDNEYGPAYNPVGFEVPFVMETFGIGSDEDRSRWLTKQLANHYDAEAKQMDKNTEDAETLTARMYQAVRLENSCLSELN; encoded by the coding sequence ATGAAACTACGCGAACTCCTCTCTGACGTTGCAGATTCTCAACTAGAGCGTATCCAAGCCGACGGTTCCGTTCCTGCTGGGCACAACGGGTTGTATCACGACCCAGAGACGCCTGTTCGGAACAGTTCACACTGGCTCGTTACGTTCGCCCTGCTGTACGACGAAACCGGTGACGAACGGTACGCCGACGCCGCGCAGAAGATTATCTCGTACCTTCGGAGCGACGACGCCCGACCACACGGTGCGAATCTCCACCATCGAACGATCGAAGGGAAAGACAGGTGCAACGGACTCATCGGTCCGGCGTGGACAATCGAGGCCCTGACTGTCGCCGCACGGGTGTTCGAAGACCCAGAACTCGCTGCATTTGCAGAAGAGCTGTTTCTCATGCATCCGCAGGACGAAACGTCCGGCCTCTGGAAACGCGTCTCGGTCGAAGGAGAGACGCTCTCGTTCGACGCGACGTTCAACCACCAGATATGGTTCGCGGCGGCCGGTGGACTGCTCGCATCTCTCCCGTGGACGTCAGACGAAGTTGACGAGCGTGTTCGGACGCACTTGGACGAAGTTTCGTCGAATCTGCGACTCTACCCGTCGGGGATGGTGTTCCATCTCGTGATGCCTGACGCCCTTCGGCAGTACGTGCACCTCGTTCGAGCAGACGAAGGAGGCCGAATCGGACTTACGTTCCTCGGGGGACGGCTACCGATTCCAGGCAGACAACAACAGCTCGCACACAAGGCGGTTGGCTACCACTCGTTCAATCTGTACGCGTTCGCGTTGCTGAAAAAGGTGTATCCGGAACACGAGTTCTGGGACGGGACGCAGTTCAAACAGATGATTGGCTACCTGACGTCGTCGGAGTACTGGGAGTCGGTGTGGGACAACGAGTACGGTCCTGCGTACAATCCTGTTGGGTTCGAGGTTCCCTTCGTCATGGAGACGTTTGGAATCGGGTCGGACGAGGACCGGTCGCGCTGGCTCACCAAACAACTCGCGAACCACTACGATGCCGAGGCGAAACAGATGGACAAGAACACCGAAGACGCGGAGACGCTCACCGCACGGATGTATCAGGCAGTTCGGCTCGAAAACAGCTGTCTCAGTGAGCTGAATTAG